The Bacillaceae bacterium IKA-2 DNA window CCTTGCTTATTATACCCGACACCAATATGTGTGAAGTTTTCACTCATTATATTTTCGCGATGTCCCTCACTGTTCATCCAGGATTCAACAACTTGTTCTGGTGAACTCTGGCCTTGAGCTATATTTTCACCAGCAGCACTATAGGATACACCGTGGTCTCTGATCATATCAAAAGGAGAACCATGGGTAGGACTAGTATGGGAAAAATAATTATTTTCTTGCATATCATCAGACTTCACTGTTGCAACATTACTTAATGGAACGTCAGCTTGATAATCGGACAAACCATTTTTCCTTCTTTCGGCATTTGTTAATTCAATCACTTTTGCTGAAGCTTCACTTATTCCTTCCGTTGTTGGAGTCTTTTCTTGTTGCTCTGGTTCAGGTGAAGCCTTTTCTGGCTGCTCTACAGGAGCCGGTGTTTGTGGCTCTGGCTCTGGCGTTTCCTCTTGTTTTGGAACTGGTGCTGCTTCTTCTGGTTTCTGATCTGCACCATGTTCGCTGTATTTCACGCCACCCTCAACTACAAACTTGTACTTAGCTTGTTGAATTTGAATTGCTTTTGTATGTGGATATTCAACACTCGGTATATCAGTATTGGCATTTGAAATAGTTCCGTATGAATTCATCTGTGATTCAATTTGTCCACGGCCCATTAACTGTTCTTCTTCATTTAGACGGTAATCATCAAAAGTTTGATCATTTCTAGCCCCAAAACCCCCGTAATTATCGGCGTCCCTTCCTGCTTGGTCATCATTTATATTACAACCAACCATAACCACTAAAAACAAACAAATAACATATCGTGCAATATCTTTTATTTTCAAAATGTTTAAAAGCCTCCTTTATTAAATTGTTGTCTTTTCTTATTTATTATTTGTTAACTTTTCCAAAAAAACATATAGAAATTAAAGGAATTTAATACGAAAGTTCACAACAAAAAAAACACCCACATTTTAAGTAGGTGTCTGTGAATGGATAACTTCCATTTGTTTTCGAAGCAACTGACTAAACATGCTTCGTTTTTCCTTAGCAAGTTGGGTAAATCCACCTTGCTGAATAATTTCACCTTGATCTAAAACGATCACTTGGTCAGCATTGCGAATCGTCGACAAGCGATGAGCGATGACGATGATTGTCATGGTTCCCTTAATTCGCTCCAAAGCCTCTTGGATTTTAGACTCATTTTCAGTGTCAAGTGCACTCGTTGCTTCATCCAATACAAGGATCGATGGTTTTCGTAAGATTGCCCGAG harbors:
- a CDS encoding CAP domain-containing protein; protein product: MKIKDIARYVICLFLVVMVGCNINDDQAGRDADNYGGFGARNDQTFDDYRLNEEEQLMGRGQIESQMNSYGTISNANTDIPSVEYPHTKAIQIQQAKYKFVVEGGVKYSEHGADQKPEEAAPVPKQEETPEPEPQTPAPVEQPEKASPEPEQQEKTPTTEGISEASAKVIELTNAERRKNGLSDYQADVPLSNVATVKSDDMQENNYFSHTSPTHGSPFDMIRDHGVSYSAAGENIAQGQSSPEQVVESWMNSEGHRENIMSENFTHIGVGYNKQGHYWTQMFISK